TCGTAATTTTACGAATCTTTTTTTACAAACAAAATCTAATATAAAAAATGAATACAGAACAGTTTGTGAGCCGTCACATTTCCGTAAATGAAGCCGATAAACAGGCAATGTTGGAAAAAGTTGGCGTTTCAAGTATCGAAGAGTTAATTTCTCAAACCATTCCAGCATCAATCCGTTTAGAAAATGATCTGAACATCTCGGAGGCACTTTCGGAGTATCAAATGCTAAATCATTCGAAAGAATTGGCATCTAAGAACACAGATTATACAAGCTATATCGGTTTTGGATATCACAATACGCTTTTACCTTCGGCGATTCAGAGAAATATCTTTGAAAACCCAAGTTGGTATACCGCTTATACGCCTTATCAAGCTGAAATTGCGCAGGGAAGATTAGAAGCTTTATTAAATTATCAAACTGTAGTTTGCGATTTAACAGGTTTTGGCTTGGCAAACGCATCTTTGTTGGATGAGTCTACAGCAGCTGCAGAAGCAATGCACATGTTCTTTAATAACAGAACAAAAGATCAGAAAAAAGCAGGAGCAAACAAGTTCTTTATTTCTGATTTGGTATTGCCACAAACCGTTTCTGTTCTTAAAACAAAAGCTGAAGGTTTAGAAATTGAAATCGTAATCGGTGACCACAAAACGCATGAGTTTGACGGTTCTTATTACGGAGTTTTATTACAATATCCTGGTAAAAACGGAATCGTTTTAGACTATACAGAAGATATCGTAGAGTACAAAAAATTAGATTTACAGGTTGTCTTAGCTTGTGATCCTATGGCTTTGGTTAAATTGAAATCTCCTGCATCAATGGGTGCTGACTGTGCCGTTGGTACTTCTCAGAGATTCGGTATTCCATTGGGTTATGGTGGTCCTCACGCAGCATTTTTCTCTTGTAAAGAAGATTACAAAAGAGATATCCCAGGAAGAATCATTGGTGTTTCTCAGGATATGTACGGAAAACGTGCATTGAGAATGGCTTTGCAGACGAGAGAGCAACATATTAAGAGAGAAAGAGCAACTTCAAATATTTGTACTGCTCAGGTTCTTTTGGCTGTAATGGCTGGAATGTACGCTGTTTATCACGGTCCTAAAGGATTAAACTATATCGCTGATCAGATTCACTTTAAAGCAAATGCATTAAAAGGTGGTTTGAAAGCTCTAGGATATCAGACTGCAGAAGAGCCAATCTTCGACACCGTGAAAATTGTAATGGCTGAAGAGGAGAAAGCAAGATTAAACAGATTGATGCTTGATCATAATTTAAACCTTAACTATTTCACAGAAGGAGTTGTAAGTATTGCCATCAACGAAAGTACAACGCTAGAAAAACTAAATGTTTTGATGGCTTCTTTTGCTCAGTTTAAAGATAAGCAAACTTTCAAATTAGAAATTAAAGAAGGATACAGTATTCCTGAAGAAAATCTTAGAAAAGATGAGATTTTAACAGAATCAGTATTCAACAAATATCATACAGAGACCGAATTGATGCGTTACATCAAGCGTCTTGAAAGAAAAGATTTATCATTAACGCATTCAATGATTTCTCTTGGATCTTGTACAATGAAATTGAACGCTGCGACTCAGATGTTGCCACTTTCGTGGGCAGATTGGGGAAGTGTTCACCCATTTGTACCGGTAAACCAAGCTGGAGGTTATCAGGAAATGATTCATGAACTGGAAAAAGATTTAGCTGAAATTACAGGTTTTGCAGGAACTTCTCTTCAGCCCAATTCAGGAGCTCAGGGAGAATATGCAGGATTGATGGTGATCAGAGAATATCATATCTCAAGAGGTGAAGGTCACAGAAATGTAGTATTGATTCCTCAGTCTGCACACGGAACAAACCCTGCTTCTGCAGCAATGGCAGGAATGAAGATTGTTGTTGTTAAAAACCTTGAAAATGGAGAAATTGATTTCGAAGATTTGAAAGCTAAAACAGAGCAGCATTCTACAAACCTTTCTTGTGTAATGATCACCTATCCGTCAACTTACGGATTCTTTGATGCCAACATTATCGAAATTACAAACTTAATCCACCAACATGGCGGACAAGTTTATATGGATGGTGCCAACATGAATGCTCAGGTAGGATATACAAGCCCAGGAAACATTGGCGCAGACGTTTGTCACCTTAATCTTCACAAAACTTTCGCAATTCCTCACGGAGGTGGAGGTCCTGGAGTTGGTCCAATCTGTGTCGCTAAACACTTGGTTCCTTTCTTACCAACGAATGCAAACATTAATGTAGGTTCTAGTGAAGCTATTGCAGGGATTTCTGCTGCACCTTACGGATCAGGATTAATCTTAAATATTTCTTACGCTTACATCAAAATGTTGGGAACTTCAGGTTTGAAAAAAGCTACAGAACACGCAATTTTAAATGCAAATTATTTAAAAGAGATCTTAGCTGAACATTTCCCAATTTTATATTCAAACGAAAACGGAAAAGTAGCACACGAATGTATCGTAGACTTCCGTCAATTCAAATCTTTAGGAATTGAAGTGGCTGATGTTGCAAAGAGATTGATGGATTATGGTTTCCATGCTCCAACAGTATCTTTCCCGGTTGCAGGAACATTGATGATTGAGCCTACAGAATCTGAAAGTAAATCTGAAATCGACCGTTTTGCTGAAGCTTTAATTGCTATCAAACAAGAAATCGATGAGATTGCAAATGGAGAAGCTGATCAAACAAACAACGTATTGAAAAATGCTCCTCACACTGAGCAATTGGTTATTTCTGATTCTTGGGATAAACCATACAGCAGAGAGAAAGCAGCTTATCCGCTAGAGTGGGTAAGAGATCACAAATTCTTTGCTTCAGTTTCTAGAGTTGATGAAGCTTACGGAGACAGAAACTTAGTTTGTACTTGTGAGCCAATTGAAGCTTATATGTAATTAAAAGTTTTTTAAAAATAGAACTCCCTTTCAGTGATGAGAGGGAGTTTTTGTTTAGTTGTGGAGGTATGATTTATTTTGAACATCCAACTTCTTCCAAATAGTTATCGTAAGTAAATTCACCTGAACCCGAAGCTTCACTAATATATTCCTCACTAGATACTCCTTCGTTTATTTTTTTTTGATTTTCAGAATTTAAATCTCTTAAATATTTATTTGTAAATATGAATTTTCCATTTTCATATTTGATTTTTATGTATATCCGTAATTGTCCATAATTTCGTATATTTACCTATAGTTTAATAAGTTAGATGGATATATTTAGTTTTACAGCTCATTTTGGTACTGAGGAAGATTGCAAAATTCATTTTAAAGAGCAGAGAGATAAAATTGGGGTTGTTTGTAAATGCGGTCACAATGAGCATTTCTGGATTAAAAGTATCTGGAGCTACGAATGCAAAAAGTGTCGTAAAAGGATTTCCTTGAAGAGCGGTACGATTATGCAGAACTCAAATCTTTCTTTTTTAGTTTGGTACAAAACCATGTTTCTGATGAGCGTTACCAAGAAAGGTTTTTCGTCTAAAGAAATCCAGAAACAATTAGGATTAAAGCGTTATGAGCCAGTTTGGGCAATGGTTCATAAACTAAGAAAAGCCATGGGAACCCGCGATGAAAGATATACTTTGGAAGGGATGATAGAGTTTGATGAAGGATATTTCACGGTAGAATCCAGCGAGATTGAACAAGAAAAAGGAGTTCGAGGCAGAGGTGCAGCAGGCAAACAAAACGTTGCTGTGATGGCTGAATCTACCCCTTTGGAGAATCTTGAAACTGGAGAAAAATCTAGTTCTTGTAGGTATTTTAAGGCTAAAGTTTTAGAAACGCATCTTTCCTTAGAAATTAATGAAACCATTAAAGAATGTATCGATAATGAAAGTATTGTTTTCACTGATAAAAGCACATCTTACGTAGATATTTCTGATTTTGTTGAGCTTCATATTACAGAAAAATCGGACAAAGAAACTACGGAAGAGATTTTAAAATGGGTTCATATTACCATCAGCAATGCGAAGCGAAATTTATTGGGAAATTATCATAAAATCAAAAGAAAGTACTTACAACTATACTTAAATGAATTTATCTACAAACTAAACCGAAGATATTTTGGAGACCAACTCTTCGAAAGGCTCATTATTGCTAACATTACGGCAGTATGATGAAAAACGGATATACATATTGATTTTTAATGTTTTAATATCTTCCAAACTCTCTTCAGAATTTTCTTCAGTATGAGAATATAATACCGGGTGTTTTTGTGCCGCCCAATATATAAAGCTATTGCTTTTTGTGAATTTATTGTTTTTAAAGAAAACGATATATCTTTCTACTAATTTCTTTTTAGAATCAAAGCCTTCTACAAAGTAAATTTCTTTTATATTGCAGTTTTTTATATTTTTTATTACTTGTTTTTTATAGCTGGTTGATTTTTTGAAATTATGCTTAATGTATGAGTCTACATTAGTGATTGAATTTTGACCAAATAAAAATATGGCAAAAAGTAAAAGTATTATTGTTGTTATTTTTTTCATTTTTAGTAATTTATAATGATTTTGATAAGTTGTAATAAGTATTAATTAGTCATGCCTTAAAATGTATTTAATTTATTGTATTTCAATATTTTAATTAAACAAAACACATAAGCTCTATCTTCTAAATTGCCAAAAAGTTGTATTTTAGAGTATAGAAAGCGGCAATATGTTAGGCAAAACAAAACAAGATTTACAACAGGATTTATTTAAAACCAGACTCACGGAACTCATTAATATGGAGCATCCACTTGTGCAATTAGCCCATGAGCTTGATTGGGATCATTTGGAACAAGAGTTTGAAAAATTCTTTTCAACCCACGGAAGACCCTCTGTTGCCATTCGAAAAATTGCCGGTTTATTACTTTTGAAAGAACTGTTTAAAGAAAGCGATGAATCCGTTGTGGAAAGATGGATAGAGAACGCCTATTGGCAATATTTCACGGGAGAAACCTTTTTTCAAACCGCACAACCATTTGATCCAAGCCAGTTCGTTCATTTCAGAAAAAGGATAGGAGAAAGAGGTCTGGAATATTTGTTGAGTCAAAGCGTAAAGCTTCATCCGAGAGCAAAATTTGAAAAAGAAGTTCAAATAGACACGACGGTTCAGGAGAAAAACATCACTTTTCCCACGGATGCAAAACTGGCAAAAAAAGTGATTGACAATTGCGTGAAAATAGCTAAAAAAGAAGGTATTCCCCAGAGGCAAACCTACAAAAGAGTGAGCAAACAATTGCTGAGAGATGCGTATTTTGGTCATCATCCGCGACGAAAAAAGAAAGCATTGATGTCACGGAAAAAGCTTCGGACTTTGGGAAAAAGACTACTTCGTGAATTGGAGAGAAAATTACCGGAAACTATTTTAGAAAACTACAAACTGGAGTTTGAAAAGTATCAAAAAGTTTTGACCCAAGAGCGAACTACGAAAGATAAGATTTACAGTTTGCACGAGCCCCAAACTTCGTGTATTGCAAAAGGGAAATCGGGGAAGGCTTATGAATTTGGGTCAAAAGTAGCGATTGTGAGAGGAAGAAAAACGGGTGTTATCACTTCCATAAAAAGATTTTCAGGGAATCCACATGACAGCAAAACTTTAGAAGAATCTCTAGCCCAAAGCCAAAGGGTTCGAGAATTAATTGGCGGAACAAGACCTGAAATAGCGAGTACAGATCGAGGTTTTCGAGGAGTAAAAGAAATAGAGGGAACTGAAATTTTAATTCCACAAAATAAAAAAGCAAGCACCAAATATGGGCAAGAAGTTGCCAGAAAAAGATTCCGAGCGAGAGCAGCCATTGAACCTTGTATCTCTCATTTAAAAAGAAGCCATTCTTTAGGTTTAAACTTTCTAAAAGGAGTTATAGGAGATATCCATAATGCTATTTTAGCGGGGATAGGATACAACTTAAAGCTTCGATTAAATCAGATCAAAGCCCAAATTATTTTTTGCTTTCAAATAATATTCAACTTTTCAAAAAAAAAAAAAGCCACTATTTTTGTTGAAACTAAAATAGTGGCTTTTTAAGGAATGACTAATTAGTTCCCCATAATACTTTCCTGTTGAAATATTTTTATGTCCTTGCTTGAAATCTCCATCCATGTTTACAGATCCTCTATTATATGCAATAGCTGTAAATACTTTTTCTGTGCTATTTAATATAGTTTTGTTTTTAAGTCTAGGTGTTCTTTGTTGAGCAGCGATTAACTCTTGGAGTAACAGATTTAAACATTTTTCAAAATTTCTCCATTCTTTTTTTAGAAAATAATTGGGATTAGTTTTAAAATGTTGTAAATCATACTGGAATATCCCATATCCTCTACAGAATTTATTTGGATTTTTATCATAAAGTTGTTTATATGTAGAGTCCCATTTGCCAACATTTTTTAGTGCTTCACGAGCAATTAAAAACATTTCATTACCTTGGGGATAAGAAAGTAATTCTGTTTTTGTTTTAGGGAATGCATTTCTATTTGGGCTATCGAGCGTATCTCCTGTACAACAAAGTAGCAATTCGTCTAAACTTGTTTTACCAATTATTTTACTCCAAATATAGCCGGTTTCCTGATATGCTATTGCTGCTAATAAATCTAAATCGAATGGTGTACCTTGTAATTTATCTTGAATAATTGTACCAAATGTATTTTTGAACCATAATAAAACTTTTTCAAGATTTGTATAAGCTTTTACTTTTAAAAGTGATAAGGTACCCCGTCCACAACAATTCCTTTTGTTCTTTGAAAATTAGTCACGGCTTGTGCAATTTCAGTATTGTATTCATCTGTAATTTCACCATGAAACAAATTTAATTTTTGTAGATTTTCTTTTGTTTCTTTTACGATTTTATTTTTCATGACAGGAGAGCTGACATAAAAATTAAAGGGTGGGTTTTGATAGTCAAAAATAAAATCATTATTAATATCATATTGAACATTGTTGATTAATAAACCATACTCCCATTTTCGACCAATTATTTTACTTTTACAAACACCATCATTTTTACTTTTTGCTTCTATGGTACCTCCATTACCATCACTAAATACAATATGCCCAATATCTATATTTTTGAATCCCGGAGACCTAAGAAGAATAGCTCCATAAGTTTGAGCAGCTTCACTAATACTAATTTCTGTGCAATGTGTTTTAATATCCTTTTCCCAATAACCTGTATATGATTCTTTTCCCCTTATTCCAATTTTGAAATTAGTTGTTTGAAATACTACCCAACTAATAAATTCTGCACAATCCCAAGGTCCTTTATAATTAGGATTATCAAAGGGAACATTCGCTCCAAACTCATATTTTTCACCAACGTGTTGGTTTGCAATATTTAATAATTCTTTTCCAGTTGCCATATCATTAGTTTTTTTTATATTACTTTTTATAATTCTGTTTTCCCAGATTACTTTTAGTTTATTTAGATTTAGCCTCAATCCATACTTTATTTAATTTATAAAGAATATTCTGATATTGTTGTTTAAATAATTCAATCGTGTTTTCATCAATTTGGTAATTTTGTTTTTCTCTGAAATTAATTTCAAATTTTAATTTATATATTTCCATCAAGGCATTATTATATGCTATCCACATTCCTTTATTATCAAAAAAGGTATTGTAAGCACTTATTACTGTTATGCATCCGGAAATAATAAGGGCAATAATTCTTAGTCTGTCTTCTATTTTTTCTAAATTTAATCCTAAAACGATTGTTGAAGTTGCAGCTAAAACTGTTATACTTAAATAAGTACAAAATGCAATTCGTCTATAATATAATCTGCTGCTATTGATTCGGGTTATTCTACGATCTATTTGTTCTTTAAGAAATTTTAGCTGTTCAGATTCCATCCTTTTTCTCTTTTAATAATTCAAAAACAATTTTCATCATTTCTATCTGTATATCTTTATGCTCATTCTGAGCTTCAATATTTATATATGGAATTTTATTTTCTTTACAATACACGGATAATGATCCATCATCAGTTGGTTTATCTGTTTCTAATGCAACATTTTTGTTTAGATTCTTTAACTTATCAAAATCTTCTTGCTCTGTTACTACAAAATAATCATCAGGATCTACTCCTTTCGCACTAAATACATCTTTTGCATTTACTCCTTTTTTGTAATTAATGATTGATGCAGTTCCATTATTTCCTCCATAACCATCCATATTGTTATGCACTGCAATAATGTATTTGTTTTTATTTTTTGTGGAAAATTCTTTTAATAAATCTTTACCAAATTTTTCTAAACCAATTTTAAATTCTTTAGGATATTTAGAATTAAATGTTCTATTAATTCCTTCAGTAGAAAAAACTCTATTGGGATCGAATTCATAAATTTGATCTTTCAATCCGAAAATTAAATTTCTTTTACCATTTCCTACTTGGCTTACTTCAAGGAGACTGAAGCTTACCTCTTTCGGCAAACTGTGAAAGGCTTCTATAGCTGTATTTTCGTCATCATGTAATGATAATAATGTAGCTATCGCAATAGGGTTTTCTGTGTATATGATGTTACATGATTTTGTTCCGAGT
The sequence above is a segment of the Chryseobacterium turcicum genome. Coding sequences within it:
- the gcvP gene encoding aminomethyl-transferring glycine dehydrogenase, whose product is MNTEQFVSRHISVNEADKQAMLEKVGVSSIEELISQTIPASIRLENDLNISEALSEYQMLNHSKELASKNTDYTSYIGFGYHNTLLPSAIQRNIFENPSWYTAYTPYQAEIAQGRLEALLNYQTVVCDLTGFGLANASLLDESTAAAEAMHMFFNNRTKDQKKAGANKFFISDLVLPQTVSVLKTKAEGLEIEIVIGDHKTHEFDGSYYGVLLQYPGKNGIVLDYTEDIVEYKKLDLQVVLACDPMALVKLKSPASMGADCAVGTSQRFGIPLGYGGPHAAFFSCKEDYKRDIPGRIIGVSQDMYGKRALRMALQTREQHIKRERATSNICTAQVLLAVMAGMYAVYHGPKGLNYIADQIHFKANALKGGLKALGYQTAEEPIFDTVKIVMAEEEKARLNRLMLDHNLNLNYFTEGVVSIAINESTTLEKLNVLMASFAQFKDKQTFKLEIKEGYSIPEENLRKDEILTESVFNKYHTETELMRYIKRLERKDLSLTHSMISLGSCTMKLNAATQMLPLSWADWGSVHPFVPVNQAGGYQEMIHELEKDLAEITGFAGTSLQPNSGAQGEYAGLMVIREYHISRGEGHRNVVLIPQSAHGTNPASAAMAGMKIVVVKNLENGEIDFEDLKAKTEQHSTNLSCVMITYPSTYGFFDANIIEITNLIHQHGGQVYMDGANMNAQVGYTSPGNIGADVCHLNLHKTFAIPHGGGGPGVGPICVAKHLVPFLPTNANINVGSSEAIAGISAAPYGSGLILNISYAYIKMLGTSGLKKATEHAILNANYLKEILAEHFPILYSNENGKVAHECIVDFRQFKSLGIEVADVAKRLMDYGFHAPTVSFPVAGTLMIEPTESESKSEIDRFAEALIAIKQEIDEIANGEADQTNNVLKNAPHTEQLVISDSWDKPYSREKAAYPLEWVRDHKFFASVSRVDEAYGDRNLVCTCEPIEAYM
- a CDS encoding IS1595 family transposase, translating into MDIFSFTAHFGTEEDCKIHFKEQRDKIGVVCKCGHNEHFWIKSIWSYECKKCRKRISLKSGTIMQNSNLSFLVWYKTMFLMSVTKKGFSSKEIQKQLGLKRYEPVWAMVHKLRKAMGTRDERYTLEGMIEFDEGYFTVESSEIEQEKGVRGRGAAGKQNVAVMAESTPLENLETGEKSSSCRYFKAKVLETHLSLEINETIKECIDNESIVFTDKSTSYVDISDFVELHITEKSDKETTEEILKWVHITISNAKRNLLGNYHKIKRKYLQLYLNEFIYKLNRRYFGDQLFERLIIANITAV
- a CDS encoding IS5 family transposase; protein product: MLGKTKQDLQQDLFKTRLTELINMEHPLVQLAHELDWDHLEQEFEKFFSTHGRPSVAIRKIAGLLLLKELFKESDESVVERWIENAYWQYFTGETFFQTAQPFDPSQFVHFRKRIGERGLEYLLSQSVKLHPRAKFEKEVQIDTTVQEKNITFPTDAKLAKKVIDNCVKIAKKEGIPQRQTYKRVSKQLLRDAYFGHHPRRKKKALMSRKKLRTLGKRLLRELERKLPETILENYKLEFEKYQKVLTQERTTKDKIYSLHEPQTSCIAKGKSGKAYEFGSKVAIVRGRKTGVITSIKRFSGNPHDSKTLEESLAQSQRVRELIGGTRPEIASTDRGFRGVKEIEGTEILIPQNKKASTKYGQEVARKRFRARAAIEPCISHLKRSHSLGLNFLKGVIGDIHNAILAGIGYNLKLRLNQIKAQIIFCFQIIFNFSKKKKATIFVETKIVAF
- a CDS encoding peptidoglycan-binding domain-containing protein, giving the protein MATGKELLNIANQHVGEKYEFGANVPFDNPNYKGPWDCAEFISWVVFQTTNFKIGIRGKESYTGYWEKDIKTHCTEISISEAAQTYGAILLRSPGFKNIDIGHIVFSDGNGGTIEAKSKNDGVCKSKIIGRKWEYGLLINNVQYDINNDFIFDYQNPPFNFYVSSPVMKNKIVKETKENLQKLNLFHGEITDEYNTEIAQAVTNFQRTKGIVVDGVPYHF
- a CDS encoding SLATT domain-containing protein; translated protein: MESEQLKFLKEQIDRRITRINSSRLYYRRIAFCTYLSITVLAATSTIVLGLNLEKIEDRLRIIALIISGCITVISAYNTFFDNKGMWIAYNNALMEIYKLKFEINFREKQNYQIDENTIELFKQQYQNILYKLNKVWIEAKSK